In Triticum urartu cultivar G1812 chromosome 6, Tu2.1, whole genome shotgun sequence, the following proteins share a genomic window:
- the LOC125513419 gene encoding uncharacterized protein LOC125513419 codes for MSLGRLRFTFPVSNTYRRRSLLSVSDAAAPMKITTPLLLRSLEKGNSSRARRHASSEPHGGRHIGAFMVGPGRCLVSVVDGLGSALASKRGEVGRPACVGRKGHEQEGDALEGMEEEVGGGISVHGDAAKGPPCTPQRPWQRRHGNPPAHLGMPRLCHMVAEMRPPMLCRCRLILFIKRRHLCRTTPPHLPHCNGHLLDEAEVSIMTMSRPVADVESSFNGK; via the exons ATGAGCCTTGGTCGCCTCCGGTTTACCTTCCCCGTCTCCAATACCTACCGCCGTCGCAGCCTCCTCTCGGTTTCTGATGCTGCCGCTCCGATGAAGATTACCACGCCACTGTTGCTTAGATCCCTGGAGAAGGGGAACAGCAGTCGCGCCAGGCGGCATGCCTCGTCCGAGCCGCATGGTGGCCGACACATCGGCGCTTTCATGGTCGGTCCTGGGCGGTGCCTTGTCAGCGTCGTGGATGGCTTGGGCAGCGCCTTGGCATCCAAGAGGGGCGAAGTGGGCCGGCCAGCATGCGTGGGGCGCAAAGGCCACGAGCAGGAAGGAGATGCGCTGGAGGGGATGGAGGAGGAAGTTGGAGGTGGCATCAGCGTCCATGGCGACGCCGCCAAGGGACCCCCCTGCACACCTCAGCGTCCATGGCAACGCCGCCATGGGAACCCCCCTGCACACCTCGGCATGCCTCGTCTGTGCCACATGGTGGCCGAGATGCGGCCGCCCATGCTCTGCCGGTGCCGTCTCATCCTCTTCATCAAGAGGAGGCATCTCTGCCGGACCACGCCTCCCCATCTACCGCACTGTAATGGCCACCTCCTGGATGAG GCTGAGGTGAGCATCATGACGATGAGCAGGCCTGTGGCTGATGTAGAGAGCTCCTTCAACGGGAAGTAG